Within Lusitaniella coriacea LEGE 07157, the genomic segment AGGGTAATGTTGAGTTAGTCGCCCATCATTCGCCAGGAATGGTTCAAGGCTCTCGTTTTTCTCCTCCGAAGTGTTAGAGATGTTATAGTACAGAAAAACTATAAGTGGGGTCGCGATCGCGTGGAATTCAGAAAGGATAGATCGATTTGATGGAAACAGCCAATGAATAAATGGCTTGGAATTGACCCCGGACTTGCAACGGTGGGTTGGGCGGTATTAGAAGAAGTTCCCCACAAACCACCGCATTTAATCGACTACGGCATCATCGAAACCCATAAATCCTTCCCCACACCCCAACGATTGGCGGAATTAGAAGAAGATTTAGCAACTTTAATCGCCGAGTTTAAACCGACTTGCGTTGTTTTGGAAATGCCCTTTTTTAGTCGCCAAATTAAAGCCGCAGGAAGTGTGCTGCAAGCGGTTGGTATTATCAACCTTGTCTGTTTTCGGGAGGCGGGGATTATCCCTATTCAATTGCACCAATCCAGTTGGAAAGCTCATTTGGGGAACGGGAGAGCAGATAAGGAAGAAGTTGCAACGATGCTCAAAAATCTGTTCGATCTCCCCCATCTTCCCGTTGACGATTCTGTTGATGCGATTGGGATTGGCTATGCGGGTCTGTGCGGTTTGACCAATAATATTAAATGATGGCGCGC encodes:
- a CDS encoding crossover junction endodeoxyribonuclease RuvC — translated: MNKWLGIDPGLATVGWAVLEEVPHKPPHLIDYGIIETHKSFPTPQRLAELEEDLATLIAEFKPTCVVLEMPFFSRQIKAAGSVLQAVGIINLVCFREAGIIPIQLHQSSWKAHLGNGRADKEEVATMLKNLFDLPHLPVDDSVDAIGIGYAGLCGLTNNIK